A genomic region of Raphanus sativus cultivar WK10039 chromosome 6, ASM80110v3, whole genome shotgun sequence contains the following coding sequences:
- the LOC108810255 gene encoding transcription factor HEC1, whose translation MDSDIMNMMMQQIEKLPEFCNTNSSLIDHNNNNTYPFLFNSNHNNSEMTHEPGNGSGLLTNPSSLRPNTTYSPVLYDKRNNNTNMAAMREMIFRIAVMQPVHIDPEAVKPPKRRNVRISKDPQSVAARHRRERISERIRILQRLVPGGTKMDTASMLDEAIHYVKFLKKQVQTLEHQAVASGGGMTAAVSGGGGVVMKGCGAMGTHHQMVGNAQILR comes from the coding sequence ATGGACTCTGACATAATGAACATGATGATGCAACAAATAGAGAAGCTTCCTGAGTTCTGTAACACAAATTCTTCTCTCATcgaccacaacaacaacaacacttaCCCTTTTCTGTTCAACTCAAACCACAACAATTCTGAAATGACCCATGAACCCGGTAACGGCTCCGGATTACTCACTAACCCTTCTTCTCTCCGTCCCAATACAACTTACTCTCCCGTTTTGTACGACAAAAGAAACAATAACACGAACATGGCAGCGATGCGAGAGATGATCTTTCGAATCGCCGTGATGCAACCGGTACATATCGACCCTGAGGCCGTTAAGCCACCTAAGAGAAGGAACGTTAGGATCTCTAAAGATCCACAGAGTGTGGCTGCTCGGCACCGAAGGGAGAGGATAAGCGAGAGGATTCGGATTTTGCAACGTCTTGTTCCTGGTGGGACCAAGATGGATACAGCTTCGATGCTAGACGAAGCTATTCATTATGTGAAGTTTCTAAAGAAACAAGTGCAGACGCTGGAGCATCAAGCGGTGGCTAGCGGCGGTGGAATGACGGCGGCGGTGAGTGGTGGTGGAGGAGTGGTTATGAAAGGTTGTGGAGCAATGGGGACTCATCATCAGATGGTGGGGAATGCACAGATtcttagatga